The following are encoded together in the Coturnix japonica isolate 7356 chromosome 8, Coturnix japonica 2.1, whole genome shotgun sequence genome:
- the SLC35A3 gene encoding UDP-N-acetylglucosamine transporter isoform X3 has translation MSTNLKYLSLGILVFQTTSLVLTMRYSRTLKEEGPRYLSSTAVVLAELLKILSCVLLVYKDSKCNLRTLNRVLHDEILNKPMETLKLAIPSGIYTLQNNLLYVALSNLDAATYQVTYQLKILTTALFSVSMLSKKLGIYQWLSLVILMTGVAFVQWPSDSQATAAKEHSAGSQFVGLMAVLIACFSSGFAGVYFEKILKETKQSVWIRNIQLGFFGSIFGLMGVYIYDGEQLSKNGFFQGYNKLTWIVVVLQALGGLVIAAVIKYADNILKGFATSLSIILSTLISYFWLQDFVPTSVFFFGAILVIAATFLYGYDPKPAGNPIKA, from the exons atGTCTACCAATTTAAAGTACCTTTCCTTGGGCATCCTGGTTTTTCAGACCACAAGTTTAGTGTTGACAATGCGTTACTCTCGGACACTGAAAGAAGAAGGACCTCGTTACTTGTCCTCTACTGCAGTAGTTCTTGCTGAACTTCTGAAGATTTTGTCCTGTGTTCTACTGGTCTACAAAGACAGCA AGTGCAATTTACGGACCCTGAACAGAGTGCTACATGATGAAATTCTTAATAAGCCCATGGAAACTCTTAAACTTGCCATTCCTTCAGGAATTTATACTCTTCAGAATAACTTGCTCTATGTAGCATTGTCAAACCTAGATGCAGCCACATACCAG GTTACATATCAACTGAAAATTCTTACCACGGCACTATTTTCTGTGTCCATGTTAAGCAAGAAATTGGGTATATACCAGTGGCTGTCATTAGTAATTTTGATGACAGGAGTGGCGTTTGTGCAg TGGCCTTCAGACTCTCAAGCAACAGCTGCTAAGGAGCATTCAGCAGGATCTCAGTTTGTAGGCCTGATGGCAGTTCTTATTGCATGCTTTTCTAGTGGATTTGCAGGCgtttattttgagaaaattttaaaggaaactaAGCAGTCTGTGTGGATACGAAACATTCAGCTTG GATTCTTTGGCAGCATATTTGGACTGAtgggtgtatatatatatgatggAGAGCAACTGTcaaaaaatggattttttcaaGGATATAATAAACTTACTTGGATAGTTGTGGTTCTACAG GCACTTGGAGGCCTGGTGATTGCTGCCGTTATAAAATACGCAGACAACATTTTAAAGGGATTTGCAACTTCTCTCTCTATTATACTTTCAACATTGATCTCCTATTTCTGGCTTCAGGATTTTGTTCCTACAAg TGTCTTTTTCTTCGGAGCCATCCTTGTAATAGCAGCTACTTTCCTATATGGTTATGATCCAAAACCTGCAGGAAATCCCATTAAGGCATAG
- the SLC35A3 gene encoding UDP-N-acetylglucosamine transporter isoform X2 — protein sequence MSNKLKRKRKSKEENNQEMSTNLKYLSLGILVFQTTSLVLTMRYSRTLKEEGPRYLSSTAVVLAELLKILSCVLLVYKDSKCNLRTLNRVLHDEILNKPMETLKLAIPSGIYTLQNNLLYVALSNLDAATYQVTYQLKILTTALFSVSMLSKKLGIYQWLSLVILMTGVAFVQWPSDSQATAAKEHSAGSQFVGLMAVLIACFSSGFAGVYFEKILKETKQSVWIRNIQLGFFGSIFGLMGVYIYDGEQLSKNGFFQGYNKLTWIVVVLQALGGLVIAAVIKYADNILKGFATSLSIILSTLISYFWLQDFVPTSVFFFGAILVIAATFLYGYDPKPAGNPIKA from the exons ATGAGTAACAAACTAAAACGCAAGAGAAAGAGCAAG gaagaaaataatcaagaaatGTCTACCAATTTAAAGTACCTTTCCTTGGGCATCCTGGTTTTTCAGACCACAAGTTTAGTGTTGACAATGCGTTACTCTCGGACACTGAAAGAAGAAGGACCTCGTTACTTGTCCTCTACTGCAGTAGTTCTTGCTGAACTTCTGAAGATTTTGTCCTGTGTTCTACTGGTCTACAAAGACAGCA AGTGCAATTTACGGACCCTGAACAGAGTGCTACATGATGAAATTCTTAATAAGCCCATGGAAACTCTTAAACTTGCCATTCCTTCAGGAATTTATACTCTTCAGAATAACTTGCTCTATGTAGCATTGTCAAACCTAGATGCAGCCACATACCAG GTTACATATCAACTGAAAATTCTTACCACGGCACTATTTTCTGTGTCCATGTTAAGCAAGAAATTGGGTATATACCAGTGGCTGTCATTAGTAATTTTGATGACAGGAGTGGCGTTTGTGCAg TGGCCTTCAGACTCTCAAGCAACAGCTGCTAAGGAGCATTCAGCAGGATCTCAGTTTGTAGGCCTGATGGCAGTTCTTATTGCATGCTTTTCTAGTGGATTTGCAGGCgtttattttgagaaaattttaaaggaaactaAGCAGTCTGTGTGGATACGAAACATTCAGCTTG GATTCTTTGGCAGCATATTTGGACTGAtgggtgtatatatatatgatggAGAGCAACTGTcaaaaaatggattttttcaaGGATATAATAAACTTACTTGGATAGTTGTGGTTCTACAG GCACTTGGAGGCCTGGTGATTGCTGCCGTTATAAAATACGCAGACAACATTTTAAAGGGATTTGCAACTTCTCTCTCTATTATACTTTCAACATTGATCTCCTATTTCTGGCTTCAGGATTTTGTTCCTACAAg TGTCTTTTTCTTCGGAGCCATCCTTGTAATAGCAGCTACTTTCCTATATGGTTATGATCCAAAACCTGCAGGAAATCCCATTAAGGCATAG
- the SLC35A3 gene encoding UDP-N-acetylglucosamine transporter isoform X1: MVLLWEEFLFIYLFTYFTMITHQENSIVQGDDVEENNQEMSTNLKYLSLGILVFQTTSLVLTMRYSRTLKEEGPRYLSSTAVVLAELLKILSCVLLVYKDSKCNLRTLNRVLHDEILNKPMETLKLAIPSGIYTLQNNLLYVALSNLDAATYQVTYQLKILTTALFSVSMLSKKLGIYQWLSLVILMTGVAFVQWPSDSQATAAKEHSAGSQFVGLMAVLIACFSSGFAGVYFEKILKETKQSVWIRNIQLGFFGSIFGLMGVYIYDGEQLSKNGFFQGYNKLTWIVVVLQALGGLVIAAVIKYADNILKGFATSLSIILSTLISYFWLQDFVPTSVFFFGAILVIAATFLYGYDPKPAGNPIKA, translated from the exons ATGGTGTTACTGTGGGAGGagttcctatttatttatttatttacttattttaccATGATCACTCATCAAGAAAATAGTATAGTCCAAGGTGATGATGTG gaagaaaataatcaagaaatGTCTACCAATTTAAAGTACCTTTCCTTGGGCATCCTGGTTTTTCAGACCACAAGTTTAGTGTTGACAATGCGTTACTCTCGGACACTGAAAGAAGAAGGACCTCGTTACTTGTCCTCTACTGCAGTAGTTCTTGCTGAACTTCTGAAGATTTTGTCCTGTGTTCTACTGGTCTACAAAGACAGCA AGTGCAATTTACGGACCCTGAACAGAGTGCTACATGATGAAATTCTTAATAAGCCCATGGAAACTCTTAAACTTGCCATTCCTTCAGGAATTTATACTCTTCAGAATAACTTGCTCTATGTAGCATTGTCAAACCTAGATGCAGCCACATACCAG GTTACATATCAACTGAAAATTCTTACCACGGCACTATTTTCTGTGTCCATGTTAAGCAAGAAATTGGGTATATACCAGTGGCTGTCATTAGTAATTTTGATGACAGGAGTGGCGTTTGTGCAg TGGCCTTCAGACTCTCAAGCAACAGCTGCTAAGGAGCATTCAGCAGGATCTCAGTTTGTAGGCCTGATGGCAGTTCTTATTGCATGCTTTTCTAGTGGATTTGCAGGCgtttattttgagaaaattttaaaggaaactaAGCAGTCTGTGTGGATACGAAACATTCAGCTTG GATTCTTTGGCAGCATATTTGGACTGAtgggtgtatatatatatgatggAGAGCAACTGTcaaaaaatggattttttcaaGGATATAATAAACTTACTTGGATAGTTGTGGTTCTACAG GCACTTGGAGGCCTGGTGATTGCTGCCGTTATAAAATACGCAGACAACATTTTAAAGGGATTTGCAACTTCTCTCTCTATTATACTTTCAACATTGATCTCCTATTTCTGGCTTCAGGATTTTGTTCCTACAAg TGTCTTTTTCTTCGGAGCCATCCTTGTAATAGCAGCTACTTTCCTATATGGTTATGATCCAAAACCTGCAGGAAATCCCATTAAGGCATAG
- the LOC107317358 gene encoding keratin, type I cytoskeletal 9-like, producing the protein MGVSESDYSDSASSSYNRQSERDFYSPGGSQSGGHGLSSQGGGYSGGQGSSSLGSNQYGGQGMPSRGSQSGGQGGCDCSGASSTGSYSSHRSNSSSNDTSYSGGSHYSSYDSSSPSYNRQNERESYSSGASQYGGQGFPSRGSSQYGGQGPSSSGGSHYGGQGFSSGGGQGMPSRGSQSGGQGGCHCPGGSPGSFGGSNYHGGQGSSYSGSSQYGGQGSSYSGGRQHGKPGYSGSTYSGKQQPPSSGGSQVSSAGKHSSPQLLLLFSILSAFVLSALTSKWSV; encoded by the exons ATGGGAGTTAGTGAATCTGATTACAGT GATTCCGCCTCATCATCTTACAACCGTCAGAGTGAACGG GATTTTTATTCCCCTGGAGGCAGCCAGTCAGGTGGACAT GGATTATCTTCTCAAGGTGGTGGCTACTCCGGTGGACAG gGCTCATCCTCATTAGGAAGCAACCAGTATGGTGGGCAG GGTATGCCTTCAAGAGGCAGCCAGTCTGGTGGACAG GGTGGATGTGATTGCTCTGGTGCAAGCTCT ACTGGATCATATTCCTCACACAGAAGTAATTCCTCTTCAAAT gacacATCTTATTCTGGAGGAAGCCATTACAGTAGCTAT GATTCCTCTTCACCATCTTACAACCGTCAGAATGAACGG GAGTCATATTCTTCTGGAGCTAGTCAATATGGTGGACAA gGATTTCCATCTCGTGGAAGCAGCCAGTATGGTGGACAA GGTCCATCTTCCTCAGGTGGCAGCCATTATGGAGGACAG GGCTTTTCTTCAGGAGGTGGACAGGGTATGCCTTCAAGAGGCAGCCAGTCTGGTGGACAG GGTGGATGTCATTGTCCTGGTGGGAGCCCG ggCTCTTTTGGAGGAAGCAACTACCATGGTGGACAG GGTTCATCTTATTCTGGAAGTAGTCAATATGGAGGACAG GGCTCATCTTATTCTGGAGGCCGACAGCATGGTAAACCA GGATACTCGGGAAGCACTTATTCTGGGAAGCAG caaCCGCCTTCCTCAGGGGGTAGTCAAGTG agctctgctgggaaacactCCAGTCCCCAACTCCTGCTGTTGTTCAGCATTTTGAGTGCCTTCGTGCTCTCTGCTCTTACATCAAAATGGTCTGTGTGA
- the LOC107317357 gene encoding keratin, type I cytoskeletal 9-like, which translates to MPEVFLGSVSQEESHTGQVVTVFSFLKGSQSSQSYGQISRPQSGSSYGQVFQPQGGTSYGQSGPTYTISSGSYGQGSQGSQSYGQVYQPQGGTSYGQQGGSSSSGGSGGCGQGTSYDSNPCHQDGSQSGSQSGSYTSQSYGGSQGGSSSSQNYGGSQGGSQSYGSGQGGSYSQNYGGGQGGSYSQNYGGGQGGSSSQNYGGAKVDHIHKTMVVAKVGHPHKTMVVAKVDPTHRTMVVAKVDPTHRTMVVAKVDLPHKTMVVAKVDHIHKTMVVAKVDHTHRTTVVAKVDHLLKTMVAARVDHTHKAMVVAKVDHPPPTPIMIVRIHRISQMIIPMPVMIMTLHTALIVGVLAV; encoded by the exons GTAGTCACTGTCTTCTCTTTCTTAAAGGGTTCCCAAAGCAGCCAATCCTATGGGCag ATCTCTCGGCCTCAATCTGGCAGTTCTTATGGCCAG GTCTTCCAGCCACAAGGAGGTACTTCCTATGGCCAG AGTGGGCCAACCTATACCATCAGCAGTGGTTCTTATGGACAG GGCTCCCAAGGCAGCCAGTCCTATGGTCAG gTCTATCAGCCTCAAGGTGGTACTTCATATGGCCAG caaGGTGGATCTTCTTCATCAGGGGGCAGTGGAGGTTGTGGACAA GGTACTTCATATGATAGCAATCCCTGCCACCAG GATGGATCTCAGAGTGGTAGCCAG AGTGGATCATACACCTCACAAAGCTATGGTGGAAGCCAA GGTGGATCATCATCCTCACAAAATTATGGTGGCAGCCAG ggAGGATCACAAAGCTATGGTAGCGGCCAA GGTGGATCATATTCACAAAACTACGGTGGTGGCCAA GGTGGATCATATTCACAAAACTACGGTGGTGGCCAA ggtGGATCATCCTCACAAAACTATGGTGGTGCCAA ggtGGATCATATTCACAAAACTATGGTGGTGGCCAA GGTGGGTCATCCTCACAAAACTATGGTGGTGGCCAA ggtGGATCCTACTCACAGAACTATGGTGGTGGCAAA ggtGGATCCTACTCACAGAACTATGGTGGTGGCAAA ggTGGATCTTCCTCACAAAACTATGGTGGTGGCCAA ggTGGATCATATTCACAAAACTATGGTGGTGGCAAA ggtgGATCATACTCACAGAACTACGGTGGTGGCCAA GGTGGATCATCTTCTCAAAACTATGGTGGCAGCCAG GGTGGATCATACTCACAAAGCTATGGTGGTGGCCAA GGTGGATCATCCTCCTCCGACACCTATTATGATAGTCAG GATTCACAGGATTTCTCAGATGATAATCCCAATGCCTGTGATGAT aatgaCACTACATACAGCGCTAATAGTCGG AGTTCTGGCTGTGTGA